The Gemmatimonadales bacterium genome window below encodes:
- the paaC gene encoding 1,2-phenylacetyl-CoA epoxidase subunit PaaC, whose protein sequence is MRPTDEDAGVPREALFEYLLRLGDDRLVLGHRLSEWCGHGPVLEEDIALSNVALDLIGQATHFLRLAGQVEGQGRDEDALAYFRDAIDYRNVNLVELPNGDYGRTIVRQFLFDAWSVLLLDGLQRATHTELAGIAAKAHKEARYHVRHSGEWVIRLGDGTEESHRRVQTAVDELWPYTGELFAADQVDRLLARVIAPEPAALEPVWREVVIDVLHRATLTPPAEGYMHSGGRQGRHTEHLGHLLAEMQILARSHPGAKW, encoded by the coding sequence GTGCGCCCGACCGACGAGGACGCAGGCGTTCCGCGGGAGGCCCTCTTCGAGTATCTCCTCCGGTTGGGTGACGATCGCCTGGTGCTGGGCCACCGGTTGTCCGAATGGTGCGGCCATGGCCCCGTTCTCGAGGAGGACATCGCCCTCTCCAACGTCGCGCTGGATCTCATCGGGCAGGCGACGCACTTCCTCCGTCTGGCCGGCCAGGTCGAGGGGCAGGGGCGCGACGAGGATGCCCTGGCCTACTTCCGCGACGCCATCGACTACCGCAACGTCAACCTGGTCGAGCTTCCCAACGGCGACTACGGCCGCACCATCGTGCGCCAGTTCCTCTTCGACGCCTGGAGCGTGCTGCTGCTGGACGGCCTCCAACGGGCGACCCACACCGAGCTCGCCGGAATCGCGGCCAAGGCCCACAAGGAAGCCCGCTATCACGTCCGCCACAGCGGCGAGTGGGTGATTCGATTGGGCGACGGCACGGAGGAGAGTCATCGGCGGGTCCAGACGGCGGTGGACGAACTCTGGCCCTACACGGGAGAGCTGTTCGCCGCCGACCAGGTGGACCGGCTGCTGGCGCGTGTGATCGCGCCGGAGCCAGCGGCGCTCGAGCCCGTGTGGCGTGAGGTCGTCATCGACGTCCTTCACCGGGCGACCCTCACGCCGCCGGCCGAAGGCTACATGCACTCCGGCGGACGCCAGGGACGGCACACCGAGCACTTGGGCCACCTGTTGGCCGAGATGCAGATCCTGGCCCGGTCGCACCCGGGGGCCAAGTGGTGA
- the paaB gene encoding 1,2-phenylacetyl-CoA epoxidase subunit PaaB yields the protein MAAANQPDHASDQWPLWEVFTQAKDGAPHEHAGSVHAPDAEIALQNARDVYARRGEVVSVWVVPSAAIVASSPEDQGPFFDPADDKPYRHPQFYKTPRGVRVY from the coding sequence ATGGCCGCCGCCAACCAGCCCGACCACGCGAGCGACCAGTGGCCGCTCTGGGAGGTGTTCACCCAGGCGAAGGACGGCGCCCCGCACGAGCATGCCGGGAGCGTGCACGCGCCGGATGCGGAGATCGCCCTGCAGAACGCGCGCGACGTCTACGCACGCCGGGGCGAGGTCGTGAGTGTCTGGGTGGTGCCTAGCGCGGCCATCGTGGCCTCGAGCCCGGAGGACCAGGGTCCCTTCTTCGATCCCGCCGACGACAAGCCTTATCGTCATCCGCAGTTCTATAAGACGCCCCGCGGCGTGCGGGTGTACTGA